The Garra rufa chromosome 18, GarRuf1.0, whole genome shotgun sequence genome window below encodes:
- the LOC141291419 gene encoding uncharacterized protein, with protein sequence MSHYNTRKKRNLESVEDEAPLTTMKPIKQEILMWQNKAEVLQNKVTELEALNSELRQQVVELSAQQNDLIPSTSVAHKETGAVDLSSDGNTSTDGESSVTEDSCDDSSDSSSSSSEETPQRRKTKKSKTKKNKHKKHKKNKKKSKKNEYDKIKRANNIRDVIHRYKRLVKLTRRGATMTKAFQREGVSRNAVAQLAPIAELYFADREQFSRISFTPGKLAEFAQKCREYIVGDVQKKVLSMKKKGSLLPFSLNK encoded by the exons atgTCACATTACAACACCCGGAAAAAACGCAACTTAGAAAGTGTAGAGGATGAAG ctCCATTGACTACAATGAAGCCAATAAAGCAAGAAATACTGATGTGGCAAAACAAGGCGGAAGTATTACAAAATAAAGTGACTGAGCTGGAAGCCTTGAACAGCGAGCTTCGGCAGCAAGTAGTGGAGCTTTCAGCACAGCAAA ATGACCTGATTCCTAGTACATCAGTGGCACATAAAGAAACTGGTGCTGTTGACCTATCAAGTGATGGGAACACATCAACTGATGGAGAGTCATCAGTGACAGAAGATTCATGTGATGACTCTTCTGACTCTTCAAGTTCAAGTTCAGAAGAGACTCCTCAAcgaagaaaaacaaagaaaagcaaaaccaagaaaaacaaacacaaaaaacataaGAAGAACAAGAAGAAGAGCAAGAAGAATGAATATGACAAGATAAAACGAG ctaACAATATACGTGATGTCATACATCGCTATAAAAGGCTGGTAAAGCTGACAAGACGTGGAGCAACCATGACCAAAGCCTTCCAAAGAGAAGGTGTCTCACGGAATGCAGTGGCCCAGCTCGCTCCAATCGCAGAGCTGTACTTTGCAGACAGGGAGCAGTTTAGCAGGATCAGTTTCACACCAGGGAAGTTAGCAGAGTTTGCTCAAAAGTGCAGAGAATACATTGTAGGGGATGTGCAAAAAAAGGTGCTGTCGATGAAAAAGAAAGGATCACTTTTGCCATTTTCTCTAAATAAGTGa